From Nitrospirota bacterium:
AAGCATCGCGGGGCTCTTGCCCACCATATTTTCAAAGGAAGCGGTTCCTAACTGCTCTTTTAAAATGGACAGGTCGGTCTGCAATCTCTTTTTTTCAAATGCATTTTTTATGACAAGCCTGATGTCATCCATCTTAAAGGGCTTTTGGATGTAGTCAAAGGCCCCGAGCTTCATGGCCTCTACTGCGGATTCAGGAGTGCCAAATGCAGTGATAATCACGACTACGGTGTTAGGCGCTATTTCCTTTATGTTCTTGAGAAGGTCAATGCCGCTGAGTTTGGGCATTTTCATGTCTGTTATCACAAGGTCAAAGATATCGTCTTTCATGATGTCAAGGGCAGTCCTGCCGTTGTCAGCGGCAGATACGCTGAAGCCTTCGCTTTTAAGGAATATCTCCAGTATCTCCCTTATGCTTTTTTGATCATCAACGACTAAGACTTTGCCTTTAATAGCTTTTGTCATATCTGCAGTTTTCAATTATTTGCAGGCAGCATTACCCTGAATGTTGTGCCGTCGCTTTTGGATTTAACCATAATCCTGCCTCCGTGCGCTTCCACAATTTTTTGCGTTATCGCAAGCCCCAGCCCTGTTCCATTATCCTTTGTGGTGAAAAAGGGATAAAATATTTTGTCTATGTTTTCCTGATTGATTCCTGTGCCGGTATCCTTAAATAAAATCTCTACCGTGCTGCTGGTTTTCCTTGTGCTGATGCTTATATTTCCTCCGTCAGTGACAGCGTCAAGCGCATTGATGCCGAGATTCCAGAAGACCTGTAAAAGCTGTTTCGGGTCCCCTGTAATGAGCATCTGCCCCTCAATATCCTCGGATATAGTAACATTTTTCTTGCCTGTTTCTGAACTGCGCAAAAGCGTGGCAACGTCACTCAGGTACTGATGTAAATCAAAGGAAGTCTTATTCGGTTCCTGCGGTTTTGCATACAGCAAAAAGTCAGTAATGATTGCATTCAGTCTGTCCATTTCTGAAAGCGCTATCTGCATGAGGTGGTCCGCATATTCGCTTGAAACCTTTTTTTCACGGAGCATATCAATGGAGGCCTTAAGCGATGCAAGCGGGTTTCTGAGTTCATGCGCAATGGATGCTGAAAGCTCTCCTATGAAGGCCCACTTTTCCTTTTTTTTGACCTCTGCCTCCATTGCCTTGAATTCTGTCAGATCCTGAAAAACACCGATTATCCCTATCTGTTTTCCCAGGCTGTCCTTAAGCGCCGATATCCCCATCCCTACAGGAACAGAACGACCGTCTACTATAACCGTACCCTCAATCCTCTCCAAAGACACTCTTTTTGAGCCGCCCAGAAAAGGGAATATTTCCGAAGTATCTTTGCCCTCTACGCTGTCAAAACTGCATTTAAGGATTTTCTGCGCAGAGGTATTGAAGGTAACGATCTTCCAGTTCAGGTCTGTTGTAAAAACGCCGCTTGTCATGCTTTCAATTATGTCCCTGCTGAAGACCTTCAGGTCGCTTAAGATTGTATTTTTTTCTTCAAGACTGCGGGTGGTCCTGTACAGTTTTTCAGAATGATAACCGCTTAGAAAGGCGACAAGGTAGAAGATGGTAATGTGAGAGAAAATGTTATAAAAGTAATCTTTTTCCATAAAAACAATATCAGTGGTGACAGGCAGTATGCCTGCAAACTGAAGTGTTATAAGCAGTCCGTACATGCAGCTGCTGAGTGTTGCCGCAGCATAGCAGGCGCGGCGGTTGAGCATTATCGCCGCTGAAATTATGCTGACAGGAAACAAAAACGAAAACCAGCTTGCCAGACCTCCTGTCAGATAAAGAAGAATTGTCTCGGCAAGGATATCAATCACAATCTGGGTGTATGCAAAGATGATATACTGGGAGATATTTTTTATCTGCCGGAGAAAAAGTATGTAGATTGCCGTCAGCAAATACAGCAAAATCACAAAGTAGGAAAATACGACCGGCTGTGCAATTGTGCTGAAACCGATTTTCGGGAGATAATATGAACCAAGCAGGACGGTGACCAGCACTGCCCTGAGAAATATCAGATATGTAAGTTTTCTTACAGCCTCTTGCATGAATGGTTTGTGTTTAATTCTAATCTGCCGTACCTCCCTTCTGTCAAGCCGCTCCGGATTTTAGCAGGGCTTTTGAGGGCTTATTTAGAAAGAAATCATTTAGCTGGATAATTATCGCACTACTGACAAAAAATGTCAGTTATGACAAATCATTTATAGCGTACAAATAAATTACAAAGGCAAAACTCATTGAATTTTTTAAATTTTTACCAAATAAACCTGCTGGTATAAAAAATGCAAACATAATAAATGTGATGCAGGTCATAGCACAAAAGAAGTAAATAGGAGAAAATGATAGTAGCAGGCTGGTTTTGTGACAATGTAAAAATGCAGAAGGAGGAGAAAAAAATGAGATTTAAAATAATAAAAGGATTTACACTTGTTGAGCTGACAGTCATTATTGTGATAATCGGCGTTCTTGCCGCATTTGCGGTGCCGAGATACCGTGATGCGGCTGAGCGTTCAAAGGCAAGGGAGGCGTTTAATTATCTTGCCTCGGTTAGGGCTTCTCAGGAAAGATTCCATGCACGTCAGCACACATATGCAGGCGCTATAACAAGCATGGACATGAGGATGGGCGCGCCCAAGTATTTCAAAGTGGGGCAGGTCACAGCAGGCAATTCCGGCAACATTGAGGATTCATGGTCGCTTACGCTTACACGTCAGGGTTCAACAGCAGGTTATGGCGCATATACGGTCACATTTACAGAGCAGGGATTTGATGTGACAAGCAGTATGATTGCTGCATTGCCTGAAATCAATCCGATGTGAACATAACACAGTGTTTTACGGTTTCCCCGTTTAACCCATCCCCCCCCAGCCAGTTAAATGGGGAAACCTTTTTTAATCTTCAGGATTAAAAATAAATCTCCTGCGTATGCCGTTAATGTTGAATTGAGATAACCATATTAAATTCATACAGTATGAGAAGCAGATACATCAATATCAAAAACAGCACACCAATACGTGCGGCTTTGACATTTTTAAAGAGGCAGAAAAATACAACTGCAAAGCTTGTGATAAAAAATTTTGAAATGATAAAAGTCAAGACCCCGTGCTTAAGAAGAAAGGACATTACCGGATTGGCCTCGTCAGCCGAGCCTTCATAAATCATAGAAAGGGTCAGAAAAGCGTCAATACAGTTAAGGAGCAGAAGTAAAAGGAGAAACACCAGAAGTCTTGAACTGAACCTGTCCATAAATAAATATATTTTTTTGTCATTTTTTCTTCTTGCGGTTTTCCTTCTGCCGCCAATAAATGTGTGCCTGCAGAAAATCGGCGTAGGAAATCTCCGCCTGTCTCTGATGATTCTTTTATCCCCGGGAAGATTCATTAAAAATTTATCAATGCAAATTTACCATTTTAAATTTGCAATTTGAAATGCTGATTGATGATTTTGCAATAATAAGTTTCAGGAACTCTGTCCTTAGAGCATACCCTTCGTTGACGGTATGCCCTTTGTTTTGGGATGTATCTCAACTGCGCTTCTTAATGCCCTGCCGACGCCTTTAAATACTGCCTCAAAAATGTGATGCGGGTCGCGGCCGTAAAGAAGCATTATATGGAGATTCATGCCTGCGTGATTTGTCAGCGACCTAAAGAAGTCCTCAAAGATAGACATGCCGGCGCCTTTTAAGGTGCTGTCTTTGGGCGGTTTGACTTTGTAGATGAGGTATGGTCTTCCACTGAGGTCTATGACTGTCTGCACAAGGCTTTCATCCATGGGCGTAAGCGCCTCGCCGTAGCGCCTGATCCTGAGTTTTTGTCCAAGGGCTTTTTTGACTGCCTCGCCAAGCACAATGCCTATGTCTTCAATTAAATGGTGGTAATCAACTTCAATATCGCCTTTGGCCTCTGCGTTAATGTCTATATGTCCGTGCTTGGCCATGAGGCTCAGCATATGGTCCAGAAACGGAATTGAGGTGTTTATCTTATAGTCTCCTGTGCCGTCAAGGTTAATGCTGATTCTTACGTTCGTTTCTTTGGTCTTTCTTTCAACTTTTGCCTTTCTCATTTATAACCCCCTTGTTTCATATTGTGTTCTTCAGCGCCCTTAAAAAAACCCTGTTTTCCTCCGGCGTCCCGACCGTCACCCTCAGACACCCTTTAACAACCCCGTTTAAGTTTCTCACAAGCACGCCCTTCTTCAGGAGCCCTTTATAGATTTTAGCAGGATTCTCTGTTTTAAACAAAATAAAATTTGCCTCAGAGGGGCAGGGACTGATGCCTTTTATTTCCGACAGTTTATTAAAGAGCTTTTCCCTTTCCTTGACGATGGTCCTGATATATGACTTTATCAATGCTTTGTCTTTCAAAGCATCAGATGCGATTGTCTGGGAAAGGGAGTTGAGATTAAAAGGAAGCCTTACCTTATTTACCTCATTGACTATATTTTTATCAGCCAAAAGAAAGCCCACCCTTAAGCCTGCAAGCCCGATTTTGCTTAATGTTCTAAGTATAACAAGATTCTTATAGTCTTTAAGCATCGGCGTAAAACTTTTATCGCCTGCAAACGGGTGGTATGCCTCGTCAACTACAACAAGTGAACAGTGAACAGTGAACAGTGACAAGATTTTCAAAATCTTATCCGAGGAAAAGCAGTTGCCTGTGGGATTATTAGGCGAGCTTAAAAAAATAAGTTTAGGCTTGTATTTTTTTATTGCATTAAGGATTTTTTCAAGATCAAGATCAAACTCTTTATCAAGCGGTATCTCAATTTTTTTTTCACCGAGCGCCTGTGAGATAATCCCGTACATTGAAAACGTTGGGACAGGATATAAAACAGGGCCTCCGAAGGTTGTTATTAGATAATAAATGAGTTCATCCGAGCCGTTTCCGTGAAGTATGTTTTCGGGCCGGAGACTGAATTCCCTTGCAATGAGTTTTCTTAATGCCTTTGCCTCCGGATCAGGGTATCGGTTTAAAGTTTGAAATTTTTTTTGGACACTGAACGCTGAATATGGACTTTCATTTGCGTCAAGCTTTACTGCGCACGCAATATCCTTTGCTTCATATGCCGACAGGGAGCGGATATTTGGTTTTACTAATTTTTTGATATTCATTGGGAAGGCTGTTCATTCTGTTTGCTTTTGTTAAGAGCAGTCAGAAAGGCCTTGACTACCTCTGGATCAAACTGCGTGCCGCTGCATCTTTCTAATTCCGATATGGCGTATTTTTCCCCTGGCGAAGGGCGGTAAGGCCTGTCTGCCGTCATAGAGTCAAAAGAGTCAGCCACGTGAAGTATCCTTGCGCCGAGCGGTATCTTTTTATCCTTAAGCCCGTCAGGATACCCTTTGCCGTCAATTCTTTCATGATGGTGCCTGATTAATGGAATAATTTCATTTAATTGTTTTATCTCTTTAAGGATGCTTGCACCCTGTGCAGGATGTTCCTCTACGATTTCTCGTTCTCTGTCGGTAAGTTCTGAGGGCTTGTCCAGAAGGTAATCATAAGTCCCTATCTTACCCACGTCATGAAGCAGTGCGGAAAGTCTGAGGTTTTTTATATCATCTTCGTCAAGATTCATCTCATGCGCAATTAACTCTGCATATTGAGTCACCCGCTCGGAATGACCTCTCGTCCAGTGGCTTTTTGCATCAAGGGCGTTGACGATCACGCGCACAATGCCTATAAAAAGGTACTCAAGCTCCCTGTATGATTCGCCTATGTCTTCAAGCATATTTAAAAAGGCCTCTTTGCCTGTTCTAAGGGATTGCTCCCT
This genomic window contains:
- a CDS encoding PAS domain S-box protein gives rise to the protein MQEAVRKLTYLIFLRAVLVTVLLGSYYLPKIGFSTIAQPVVFSYFVILLYLLTAIYILFLRQIKNISQYIIFAYTQIVIDILAETILLYLTGGLASWFSFLFPVSIISAAIMLNRRACYAAATLSSCMYGLLITLQFAGILPVTTDIVFMEKDYFYNIFSHITIFYLVAFLSGYHSEKLYRTTRSLEEKNTILSDLKVFSRDIIESMTSGVFTTDLNWKIVTFNTSAQKILKCSFDSVEGKDTSEIFPFLGGSKRVSLERIEGTVIVDGRSVPVGMGISALKDSLGKQIGIIGVFQDLTEFKAMEAEVKKKEKWAFIGELSASIAHELRNPLASLKASIDMLREKKVSSEYADHLMQIALSEMDRLNAIITDFLLYAKPQEPNKTSFDLHQYLSDVATLLRSSETGKKNVTISEDIEGQMLITGDPKQLLQVFWNLGINALDAVTDGGNISISTRKTSSTVEILFKDTGTGINQENIDKIFYPFFTTKDNGTGLGLAITQKIVEAHGGRIMVKSKSDGTTFRVMLPANN
- a CDS encoding prepilin-type N-terminal cleavage/methylation domain-containing protein: MRFKIIKGFTLVELTVIIVIIGVLAAFAVPRYRDAAERSKAREAFNYLASVRASQERFHARQHTYAGAITSMDMRMGAPKYFKVGQVTAGNSGNIEDSWSLTLTRQGSTAGYGAYTVTFTEQGFDVTSSMIAALPEINPM
- the hisB gene encoding imidazoleglycerol-phosphate dehydratase HisB, yielding MRKAKVERKTKETNVRISINLDGTGDYKINTSIPFLDHMLSLMAKHGHIDINAEAKGDIEVDYHHLIEDIGIVLGEAVKKALGQKLRIRRYGEALTPMDESLVQTVIDLSGRPYLIYKVKPPKDSTLKGAGMSIFEDFFRSLTNHAGMNLHIMLLYGRDPHHIFEAVFKGVGRALRSAVEIHPKTKGIPSTKGML
- the hisC gene encoding histidinol-phosphate transaminase, giving the protein MNIKKLVKPNIRSLSAYEAKDIACAVKLDANESPYSAFSVQKKFQTLNRYPDPEAKALRKLIAREFSLRPENILHGNGSDELIYYLITTFGGPVLYPVPTFSMYGIISQALGEKKIEIPLDKEFDLDLEKILNAIKKYKPKLIFLSSPNNPTGNCFSSDKILKILSLFTVHCSLVVVDEAYHPFAGDKSFTPMLKDYKNLVILRTLSKIGLAGLRVGFLLADKNIVNEVNKVRLPFNLNSLSQTIASDALKDKALIKSYIRTIVKEREKLFNKLSEIKGISPCPSEANFILFKTENPAKIYKGLLKKGVLVRNLNGVVKGCLRVTVGTPEENRVFLRALKNTI
- a CDS encoding HD domain-containing protein; translation: MEDKTTTRKTLKEHIKHWQALLDTLPFPVSVHDTNFNIALANKHFTTICGRPDVIGLKCYQLIHCKDQPSENCPAEKTLTTLTPETSVIYEAELKKHLSIYASPILADNVLIGATHSIIDLTEIKKSEASYKELSEVLGASLEESKKREQSLRTGKEAFLNMLEDIGESYRELEYLFIGIVRVIVNALDAKSHWTRGHSERVTQYAELIAHEMNLDEDDIKNLRLSALLHDVGKIGTYDYLLDKPSELTDREREIVEEHPAQGASILKEIKQLNEIIPLIRHHHERIDGKGYPDGLKDKKIPLGARILHVADSFDSMTADRPYRPSPGEKYAISELERCSGTQFDPEVVKAFLTALNKSKQNEQPSQ